CTCAGAACGAAGAGGCCCTCGACTTTATCGAGAGTGCTGATCGCCGGGACTTCCCGCGAGCGCAAGACAGCGCTGGATATCCCGAGGAGACGGCACAACAAGTCGTCATTCGAGAAGCCCGTCAATTGATCGCTGGGTCGCAGCTTGAGGAGTCTCTCGAGTTGTTGCAACGCGCCGCCGAAAACAACGAGTACTGTCTCGAACTCGAAGCCACCATCGAACTCGTGCGCGGCAGTCTGTACGTGACCTATCGCGAGTTCGTCGGCGATCTTGCGAGCGTCCCCAAGATGTCTACAGATCCGGCTGAGATCACCAAGTTCAATTTGCCAAAAAACGCAGGCTTCTTGCTCTCGATGGTGGACGGTGTGACGTCTTTGGAAGACTTGATGGCAGTATCTGGAATGGATTCCTTCGATGCGCTGCGCACCACCAAGAAATTGATCGAAGTGGGGATCGTGAGGATGCAGCCGTGAGCCTGGTGGAGATACAGCCATGAGCCTGGTGGAGATACAGTCATGAGCGACGCCCAGGGGCAATCGCTGCTCAACTTCCTGAACACGCCACTGTTGGTGGGCGACCCCGAGGGCAGGGTCGTGTTTGCCAACGATGCCTTCGTCAGGCAGTTGACCGTCAACGGTGAGTCGCCTCACGGCGAACCCCTGGCGTCTTTGTTTGCAGGGGGCGGTCGCGAAGCCGTTCTCGCCTCCGTGGCCGAAGTCTGCTCAAAGGGCGAGTCGGTCAACTTTCGCATTCGCGAGGCTGGTCGCGGCTACCTCGCCTTGGCTTCGCCGATTCACGCGGAGGAAAGTCGAGTCGGAGTCGTGATCCTGCTGACCGATGAACCGACCCTCGACTCGCGCCTGCTCGACTTCCATCGCGAGATCCAGGAACCTCTCGACGAGACCATGGCCTGCCTCGAAGAACTCCTCGAAGCGTCCACCGGACCCCGTGATGAACATTTTGTCGAAGTGCTCGAACGCGGAGCCGTCGCCCTGCGACGGGCCCGCAAGTGGAGTGGAGAGCTGCACCGTCTGATCGGGGGTGGATCGGGACCCAAAGCGATCGACGACTTCCTGCAGCCAAGCCACGTCTTGCGTCAGGTTGAGTCACGCCTGCTGGCCGAATTCGAGCGTGCAAAGGTGGAATTGTCCCTCTTGATCAATCCGGGGGTGTCCCGAGCGGTCGGCGACGCGACCATGCTCGAAACATTGCTGGTGCGCCTGTTGCGGCAGCGACTCGCGCAGGCGCCTGCGGGCAGCTCGATCAGCTTGCTGGCCCGGGACACCGGCGGGGCGCTCGGGTCCGGTGTGCTGATCTCGGTCACGGATCCCCACCAGATCTCGAATCCCGATGCAAAAGCTGGGAGCGATCCCGGCGAATACACGAGAATGGTCCGTGAGATCGTGTCGGCGCTGGACGCCGAGATCGTGACCGTGGTCGAGCCACCCGCGGGTCGCGTTACCTCCATTCGACTTGCGAGCGCGCCGAACTGACCCCCGCAGTGACCGCAAGAATCGCGGGTGCTGAAATCGTCAGATGAGCGGGTACACTCCGGCCTCCCAAGCCCGGAGGACGTTGCGCCATGCCAGCCAAAGATTCCGTCAAGAGAGTTTGCCTCGCCTATAGCGGCGGTCTCGATACCTCCGTCATCTTGCGCTGGCTGATCGAAGAGTACGGCTGTGAAGTCGTGGCCTATTGCGCAGACGTAGGCCAGCAAGAAGAACTCGACGGCCTGCCGGAGAAGGCGAAGGCCAGCGGCGCGATCGACTGCGTGATCAAGGACCTGCGAGAGGAATTCGTCTCTGACTACGTGTTCGAGGCCATCCGCGGCAACGCGATCTACGAGGGCGTCTACTTGTTGGGGACGGCACTTGCGCGGCCCGTCATCGCCAAGCACCAGATCGAGGTCGCCAAGACCACGGGATGTGATGCAGTGGCTCACGGCGCGACCGGAAAGGGCAACGATCAGGTGCGATTCG
This genomic stretch from Myxococcales bacterium harbors:
- a CDS encoding PAS domain-containing protein, encoding MSDAQGQSLLNFLNTPLLVGDPEGRVVFANDAFVRQLTVNGESPHGEPLASLFAGGGREAVLASVAEVCSKGESVNFRIREAGRGYLALASPIHAEESRVGVVILLTDEPTLDSRLLDFHREIQEPLDETMACLEELLEASTGPRDEHFVEVLERGAVALRRARKWSGELHRLIGGGSGPKAIDDFLQPSHVLRQVESRLLAEFERAKVELSLLINPGVSRAVGDATMLETLLVRLLRQRLAQAPAGSSISLLARDTGGALGSGVLISVTDPHQISNPDAKAGSDPGEYTRMVREIVSALDAEIVTVVEPPAGRVTSIRLASAPN